The proteins below are encoded in one region of Timaviella obliquedivisa GSE-PSE-MK23-08B:
- a CDS encoding DUF2997 domain-containing protein, which yields METLEFIIYPDGRVQEKVTGITGASCAEVTAAIEAKLGRVLNQETTSEYFAQVLQQSASVMTQNHSEW from the coding sequence ATGGAAACCTTAGAGTTCATCATCTATCCCGATGGTCGAGTTCAAGAAAAAGTTACGGGTATTACAGGCGCGTCCTGTGCTGAAGTCACAGCGGCGATCGAAGCTAAGTTAGGTCGGGTATTAAATCAAGAAACCACTTCTGAGTATTTTGCTCAGGTGCTGCAACAGTCTGCGTCGGTCATGACTCAGAACCACAGCGAGTGGTAG